From the genome of Ostrinia nubilalis chromosome 1, ilOstNubi1.1, whole genome shotgun sequence:
cataaaaatctaaccctatcatgctttcagtttactggccttggtaacgtcgtctctcaaatcccactatattttgatgaaagtgtGCCCCtcgttcttgcgaataagcccccataattatctataaatatatcccaatgagaatgagacgtgcatctttagagacattttactatgaagatggaaaattcaaatcgctataagtctttaaaaagcaaatatttccgatttgtaatcgcacttttttatataaatttgcttatacagggtgtcccgtaatgtaacgtcaagccgaaactgggtgttgaggcaagttgtgctggttatcagaaaaatataaaaaaaaatctatgtggcatattttaaaaataataggcatttaaaaaaaatcaaaaaattctactccaggtgacggtccttttactcgtgttgccacaaatcttcactttttccaaattttttttttgttatgtaaccctgaataatgcttctctaaattgttatcaaaattacaaaaccagctgctccagcttggatgaaaaaaatacgttattctcaaaaaaattttcaaaataaaaattttgcctagtttaaactgactgtactgaaaaaaaaatgtactacgcgagtgtggcaagtgacgtcataatttggcgcatttagtaaggattccaaaatggtataacacttggtaaatttttgctgtaattgtcgacaatttttggttttttggaaatagtcccgtttttaacttcatctaccttggttaaaaatattattctaatgtgcccaaaattcaagtttctggcttaagtgaggtggagaagccattttaaaaggtatgagcgggacggagagggccatcttaccaagcagggatgttatggatatccgtaaccgtaaccgaaactatcggatatccgaaataaaaaaatgaccataaccgtaaccgaaactgattcaaaagttacggatagtttcggataaaggccaaactgcaaaactctatgaaatttgcagtatacacgccgcagctgcaatgccgcgctgccgatttcatagttttgcagtttgcggtctgcggcccgtcttggaattctaccttaaatcttaatatttgttaccaacttgtctggcattcgctggcaccatctaatatgccagtctgttttacctttatcatacataggtgtcgtcttagttggtacataaagtagctatgtgggtcacgctcacgcagcatcttgctatttgtattatacctacatttttgaaattctaataattccgtaaccgaaattatccgagactttcggataatctgaaatgatttcatatccgtgaccgtaaccgaaaccggtataatattattctaatatccgtaaccgtatccataaccgaaacttcatatccttattatccctgttaccaagtacaagtgcaagcagagcaggtagtaaagacgcgcgcgcacgggtgacttttgtcacagtatgtcaactactaattactgtcatggtgacaaaagtttctgtgactgactgtacggtagtcagtcacagaaacttgaattttgggcacattagaataataatttttaaccaaggtaaataaagttaaaaacgggactatttccaaaaaaccaaaaattgtcgacaattacagcaaaaatttaccaagtgttataccattttggaatccttactaaatgcgccaaattatgacgtcacttgccacactcgcgtagtacatttttttttcagtacagtcagtttaaactaggcaaaatttttattttgaaaatttttttgagaataacgtatttttttcatccaagctggagcagctggttttgtaattttgataacaatttagagaagcattattcagggttacataacaaaaaaaaaatttggaaaaagtgaagatttgtggcaacacgagtaaaaagaccgtcaccgggagtagaattttttgattttttttaaatgcctattatttttaaaatatgccacatagatttttttttatatttttctaataaccagcacaacttgcctcaacacccagttccggcttgacgttacattacgggacaccctgtataatcagaatacaataagtaaaatccatgcgcaaaaaaaaattttttttttgttgaccggtgtaatcCACACTGATGGATGATCCGGTAAACCAGACCACGGCATCTTTGTGTGTGTATATCACCGTTATTTAAAATTGCCAGGTAACTTTTATCTAGAGAATAAACTCGTACTGACATATTTTTTCTACATAAAAGTTAtaatatacactcgcgagcaaaaatatggaatcaccctatttatTTTGAACGATCACaaaaactaaatgactaatagaagacATAAAAAttgtaccattttaaaggtaatattataaactttaaattgataccacagATACATACATAATCAGTCAGTTCTTAAGATTGCTCGGAGCAAAACACAAGGggatgattccatacttttgctcgtaagtatatttAGAATAGCAATTACCACTCTAGCTAGAGTAATAATGGTCAGGTTATGGGTTGACTGTAGTACAGGTGATGGCTTTATTTATTATGGAATGCATGAAAGTATATTCTCATACAATGAATGAATTgagtaaatttttatttttttatttaaaaagggcATTTAAACTTCATAGAACGTCGTTATTTAGTTCTAAGATAATTTTTATGTTACTTTATTTCGGGCAAATATTGTGAAGCAATTCATAGGCAATCAACCAGTgcatttaaagttaataaatactttcttaATCTAAATATTATCGTTATTATTGTACCCACAAAGTTTGTTCAGGCAAAGGCAGTTCAACCAATTAACTGTTTGGCCATGAGAAGGAAACTAGTCTTAATATTAATAGTAATAGAACAAgcgtaattaatatttttagttgcaTTAAAAATTCGTCATGATGGAAaattgtggtaatttattatcataataacttaaaaataaatcgcTATTCTGTAGGCATGGCAGGTTCGGAGTCGGAAAACCTCGGGATCTCTTCAACGCATCTAATCTTACCGAGAAGACGGTCGTTTTCCTCTTTGAGAGCGACTATTATTTCTTCTCTTTCCTAAAAATGAAACACAATATGGTTACAAAGTTAATTTCCCTTGAGGTAGAGCCGTACATTATTGCGTAGAAGCTTTTTTGGTCTTTGCCGAATTCAAAATTCATTTCTTTcgaaaaaactttaaaaaaattcaagttGCAatgcaaagaatactgaccTCAATTCTCTGCTTGAATCTTTCATCCAGCTTCTCCCGGTCTTCAGTGACGTGTTTCAACTTCGCTCGAGCGGTGGCAGGCGGAATATATCGAGCCGAGAGTCCAAGGATCGATTCCATTTGGAAGCACCGCGTCCGCGTTGACTTCAGCTCCGTACGTAGGTTGTTGATTTCAGACAACAATGTGCAGTTTTCCTAAAGagtaaacaataatttatttcgtGTCATAAAAACgaacacaaaatattttgtgacGAACATcctatgaaaaaaaattgtacattgtctattgttttgtttcttAATTTATCACTGTCAGGATGTCTTAATTGTGTCAGACAGAACAACAGAGACATTCTTTTCGAGGTTTTTGCGACGGCCCATTCGTTCATCTCTATCATATTGTGTGTTGgaataatattaactttctAGAATATTAGGATTAATATCCCACCACCCCAGAAAAAATCTTTGGACATTAACAAAGGAATAACTAACGTCCATGATCTTGCCGATGTCGCTCTTTGAGCCTCCAAGGGACTTAGCCAGTTGTTGCTTGAGGGCTGCCACCTGCTTCTCCAAGTGGTCCCGCTGCCGGTTGAACTCCCGTATCGCTTCATCCTCCGCGATGCGGCTGCGCACGAAGTCTATATCTTCCACGTATTTGTGGAAGAGAGCCTGGGGAATGATGAGCGCATTTTCAAACAAATGAATTCCTAATGTATAAAATAGGCGAAGTTTCACCATTTGTTAAGCCATTATCATTTAAGTTCCTAATAATCTATTAAGAACTTAATATGATTGTCTAATACTTTATCGGGAAACGGTGTTACTGGCCCTTGGATCCAAAGGTCTCGGATAGAGATATTGAGCTCAAAAGTCAACTGTAATCAGCCACTTTTTTTTAACtacttactttaacattgagtTTGAGTTTAGTTGGGTCTTGGAAATTCGCTGTCATGTTATGTAAATcaatttttatctttttcaatGTGTTCTTCAATGTCATATTTCGATCGGCTTCGCTCAGGTAATCCTTCTTGGCCGATGCTAACTTTTCGTTCAGCTGATTGATTTTAAGTTCTGCCacgaaataaacaataatagcaTTAGTTACGTCAGAGTCataatgtttatgtttttactcaAGTTCTAACTTGAAGAACTACCTACTTATGCTTAAGTTGTCTAGCATCGTAAAATCTGCCAACATATCTAAGTATGCAGATATGAGTAGGTATACAACACAACTACAAATTAGCACTAGCTAGCTAGTTGATATTCATATGCGAGTGTCGGTAAATGAAAACAAATGGATGTGCTACTAATTAGTTCTAAGTTGTGATGAGGTGATGACATCAATGTATGTAAATGTGAgtagagaaaaaaattacaactGATAAGTTTACCGCGAAAAGATCTCTGCTTTAAAAGGGTTTCGAGCGAAACTTCCAGCTCTAGGATACGTAACTTTTTCGCTTTTATATCACGTTCTAACGGCTCTAtctgtttaaaataaaacaaaggtaGGTATGTTTACATCGTATAAAACTGTAAATCGGCactaaaattaactttattacaGCTGTAACTTTTTTCAAATGAAAATGGCTGAGTTCTAGTATCGCAATCACTTTACAGTGCAGTGATTATGACAAACCATACCGAGGTCATGTTTTACGTTCAGTAATTTTAGTTCCTCATTCTCCATGTCATCAATCTGAACCTTAAGTTCTCTGATGGTTCTTTCCTTAGGCTCTATCTATTGATaagattataatttataatccaCGTCATTATACACCTAAAAGACAATATTATGATTACGGTTTTACCTGATTTTTTAGTTCAGTTATCTTGAAATTCAAGACAAACTTGTATTTTTCCAGTTCCTgcttttttcttttcaattcaTAAATTCTCTTCTCCTTATCTTGAATAGTACCATCTCTTTctgatatttctttttttagGTCGGCTACGTCTCTTTCCAAAGTAGAAATAACTTTTTGAAATTGTTTATGTTCCGCTGAAAAGTCAAAAGtttgatattataattatttcagggcgcaataaaaaatatgatttcaTTCGGTTTTACCTTTCAACTGTGAGATTTGATGTTTAAACTCGTCAATTTCTTTATTGGCgcttattagtttcttcttcaTGAGTCCGGTCTCGCCTTTTAAACGCACATTGGCGTCTTTCTCTTCTTTCAGCTGCACTTCATACGCTGTTctgatttctataatttcacGATCAGCGTCTTCTTCTATAGAGGCTTTTATAGTTTCGTGTTCTTTCGTTTCCATATCAGCTTGTTCTTGTAACTGAGAATAAATTCAACGTTTTATTATTGTCCAAAATTACAACTATAAGGTTAAGTATAGATCGTGTTTGTTACCTCTAATAGTAACATGTCTTTCTCTTCGAGTCTCGCCTCAAACATTTTGTTCATTTCCCTGAGAGCCTGGCGCTTGCTTTCGGCGAGGTCTTCCAACCGTTGCTCGTAATCTTTCCTCATTCGGGCTGTTTTGTCTTCGAGGCTCTAACAATAAACCATAatagttttaaagtttaaatCTTCATGAAGTTTCTATTACTTATTGAACCTTTACTTACTTGATACCGGTCGTACTCGCTGATGAGTCTAATGTTGAAGTCAGCCTCAAGAGCCTGTAACGTCCGCTCGTGGCCTGAGCGCAGCTTGGCTATGTCTTGCTGGATCATACCAATCTCGTGCGTGTGTTCATTCTCCATTGTCTACAAGGAAATATTATAATTAGTGGGAAAATATTCCTATTCATTAATCATCAATCGTGCATTGTCACGTCTTTTGTTAAAGATTAGATCAACTGCAGGTGGCAGTTATACGTAAATTCTCTATTCCTGAAACACTGTAATGTCATTCATTTTTCATATCACAATATAAGTATTTTAGTCATACCTCATTCTTCTCCTTGAGTTCTTCAATGGCAGCGCAATACCCTTCATGGACCTCTTTCAACTTCTCTGCCTGTGTGGCCTCCGCTTGTCGCAACTGGTACGTGTGCTCAGTCTCCAACTCGCTCATCCTTGTGCTAAGCAACTAAAACATTATTGCTGTATTAGATTTAGCTTTACCACGAAAAAGAAGAATACTTTTATTATACTGACATTGATACTGTTTATTTTCTCTTGCAAATCTTTCTTGCTGATCAAAATCTCTTTCGAATATGCGAAATCTTTGTCTAAAGCAATCGCTCTCCCATCTGCGTTTGTCAGCCTCCACAGacagatagaagaatcttctgcTACCGACACTAACGTTTGGTCGTCATACGATAAGGCAATGGAAGTCACTTTCTTATTGTGCATGTGAAATTCATTAAACACAGCCTTATCCAATAGCGGCAGTTGGACGGTAGTCACTCCTCCTTCTCCACCAGTTATGAAGAGCATCATGTCAGAGCGAGATAGCACGATCGTGTCTAGTGCACATCCGATTAAGGGTAGGTTCCTTCGAATGGTGTTTGATCCGATTTCTTTGATTTCGCCGTCCGAGCCGATTCCGTATGTAGTTTTTCCGATGCTAAAACGTCAAAATGAATTGAAATGGTTGTAATTAATGTAGTTAGTGTGAAAATTAGTAAACACTTACCTGTTAACGGCGCATGCGTTGAACTGGTTGGTCTTGAGTATGACCTCCCCGACTCGCTGTCCGGTAGACATACTCCACTCGTATACAGCGCCCTCTGTGCCGCAAGATACCAGGGTCAGATCGTTGGTTGACCACGCCAGGCATGTCACCTGTGCAATCAGTTAGTTAGCCAGGGTAACTTCACATTAgttattttagttaaatatcCCGTCTAATGCTATTGCTGCTTCTGCTGAAGTGAAAGTAGAAAATAATGGgtttaaaaaacagactttattACGAAAAAAGCAGTAAATCCAAGAGAAAACttatgtaaatacatatttacatGATATTTAATTGGCATAATTGATGCTCTGTAGGTTCGCGCTTAGATACAAGTACAACGTTAATATTGAGTTATTTACATTCACACTTGATAAACCCAATTGACCTTGCATTGCGGTACTGCAGTGTACATTATTTATCTATCACTTATCCACTCACAAAATGGGTGTTATTACGTCATTGAAATGACCGTCTGTAATAACAAACAACaatcaacaaacaaacaatgttTTATAGGGTATACCTGAAAGTCAAGAATATTTACGTATTTGTTGATACGGCACTGAACTGTTATCCTAGTCTACTCTACCATATAATTATATCCAGCcgcactgttttttttttattaactattAGAAAAATAAGTGTTTAATAGCCAAAAAGTGCCTAACTTATTTTTCTTTACATGTTTAGAGAAATTGCTCAGAAAGTTCCGATAagtcaacaaaagaagaagttTTTACAATCGTGTTCGTTACAACAAGGCTGAAGGCACCATACAATACATGATATTGCTAAGGACAATGATAGATGTTGACTTGAATTTTAATCCTTTGTAATTTCGCCTTAATCTCTATATACCGTTCTTCACTTTGCACTTTCGATTAGTTACTATCAATctgttaaaataattatctataatacctacTAACCCGGCCGTTATGACCCTTCAAGTTATAAACATTCTGGAAGGACACTGACGAGAACACTTGTATGACTTGACCATTGACTGCGGCGAACAGGTGACCGTTAGTGCTGAATTTGGCCTGCTTGCAGTTTCTTATAGGAAACTCTCGCATGACTTCAAAATCGTCGATCAGTACCACCATAAAACGCAGCTTGTCTGAAAATCCGACGATAGCGAATAAACCTGCAAAGAGAGATTTTTTACCAACCTGTCAATATGCACAAACACAGAatctgataataaataaataactgtcACTTGTTGGAcgatatgaatattt
Proteins encoded in this window:
- the LOC135071917 gene encoding cilia- and flagella-associated protein 57 isoform X2 — protein: MATATPPNISARIFYGLRTDIQYNAHYLTESEIIYPAGGVIVIHNHLQKKQKFIRLQDKHKPIKSLVLAPNRRWLALNEIAEEGQKPIITIYDLTTYKRRKILTVPFENSTAREFACVQFTYDSKYLVAITGEPDWYLYYYNWDKGKVESHAKAQNPSGQGVVESVQCNPSDATLVVITGPYTFRIMNVSETVWRQWGWCKAENINITTAMWLTPDRIMFGTDNGVIMMVENGELRQNCIFKAAEVLEMSLKKVEAEAEETAEKASTSSKQEETSDTGAAGGVELFEESYPVTCFVNFPKGFAFACGPGYVHMFEKETPHHWRKRNLFRISKKSYKHTRDNPLWSPLDAIQHITIDPNQETLLITTLRKQLYYVKLFGVHMLQNPEISFTELGPAMHYGRINSLSMCAWKPIFMTSGEQDKSIRIWNYMTDDIELIRLYQEEIHCVSLHPTGLFAIVGFSDKLRFMVVLIDDFEVMREFPIRNCKQAKFSTNGHLFAAVNGQVIQVFSSVSFQNVYNLKGHNGRVTCLAWSTNDLTLVSCGTEGAVYEWSMSTGQRVGEVILKTNQFNACAVNSIGKTTYGIGSDGEIKEIGSNTIRRNLPLIGCALDTIVLSRSDMMLFITGGEGGVTTVQLPLLDKAVFNEFHMHNKKVTSIALSYDDQTLVSVAEDSSICLWRLTNADGRAIALDKDFAYSKEILISKKDLQEKINSINLLSTRMSELETEHTYQLRQAEATQAEKLKEVHEGYCAAIEELKEKNETMENEHTHEIGMIQQDIAKLRSGHERTLQALEADFNIRLISEYDRYQSLEDKTARMRKDYEQRLEDLAESKRQALREMNKMFEARLEEKDMLLLELQEQADMETKEHETIKASIEEDADREIIEIRTAYEVQLKEEKDANVRLKGETGLMKKKLISANKEIDEFKHQISQLKAEHKQFQKVISTLERDVADLKKEISERDGTIQDKEKRIYELKRKKQELEKYKFVLNFKITELKNQIEPLERDIKAKKLRILELEVSLETLLKQRSFRELKINQLNEKLASAKKDYLSEADRNMTLKNTLKKIKIDLHNMTANFQDPTKLKLNVKALFHKYVEDIDFVRSRIAEDEAIREFNRQRDHLEKQVAALKQQLAKSLGGSKSDIGKIMDENCTLLSEINNLRTELKSTRTRCFQMESILGLSARYIPPATARAKLKHVTEDREKLDERFKQRIEEREEIIVALKEENDRLLGKIRCVEEIPRFSDSEPAMPTE
- the LOC135071917 gene encoding cilia- and flagella-associated protein 57 isoform X3 yields the protein MATATPPNISARIFYGLRTDIQYNAHYLTESEIIYPAGGVIVIHNHLQKKQKFIRLQDKHKPIKSLVLAPNRRWLALNEIAEEGQKPIITIYDLTTYKRRKILTVPFENSTAREFACVQFTYDSKYLVAITGEPDWYLYYYNWDKGKVESHAKAQNPSGQGVVESVQCNPSDATLVVITGPYTFRIMNVSETVWRQWGWCKAENINITTAMWLTPDRIMFGTDNGVIMMVENGELRQNCIFKAAEVLEMSLKKVEAEAEETAEKASTSSKQEETSDTGAAGGVELFEESYPVTCFVNFPKGFAFACGPGYVHMFEKETPHHWRKRNLFRISKKSYKHTRDNPLWSPLDAIQHITIDPNQETLLITTLRKQLYYVKLFGVHMLQNPEISFTELGPAMHYGRINSLSMCAWKPIFMTSGEQDKSIRIWNYMTDDIELIRLYQEEIHCVSLHPTGLFAIVGFSDKLRFMVVLIDDFEVMREFPIRNCKQAKFSTNGHLFAAVNGQVIQVFSSVSFQNVYNLKGHNGRVTCLAWSTNDLTLVSCGTEGAVYEWSMSTGQRVGEVILKTNQFNACAVNSIGKTTYGIGSDGEIKEIGSNTIRRNLPLIGCALDTIVLSRSDMMLFITGGEGGVTTVQLPLLDKAVFNEFHMHNKKVTSIALSYDDQTLVSVAEDSSICLWRLTNADGRAIALDKDFAYSKEILISKKDLQEKINSINLLSTRMSELETEHTYQLRQAEATQAEKLKEVHEGYCAAIEELKEKNETMENEHTHEIGMIQQDIAKLRSGHERTLQALEADFNIRLISEYDRYQSLEDKTARMRKDYEQRLEDLAESKRQALREMNKMFEARLEEKDMLLLELQEQADMETKEHETIKASIEEDADREIIEIRTAYEVQLKEEKDANVRLKGETGLMKKKLISANKEIDEFKHQISQLKAEHKQFQKVISTLERDVADLKKEISERDGTIQDKEKRIYELKRKKQELEKYKFVLNFKITELKNQNLKSIS
- the LOC135071917 gene encoding cilia- and flagella-associated protein 57 isoform X1, whose product is MATATPPNISARIFYGLRTDIQYNAHYLTESEIIYPAGGVIVIHNHLQKKQKFIRLQDKHKPIKSLVLAPNRRWLALNEIAEEGQKPIITIYDLTTYKRRKILTVPFENSTAREFACVQFTYDSKYLVAITGEPDWYLYYYNWDKGKVESHAKAQNPSGQGVVESVQCNPSDATLVVITGPYTFRIMNVSETVWRQWGWCKAENINITTAMWLTPDRIMFGTDNGVIMMVENGELRQNCIFKAAEVLEMSLKKVEAEAEETAEKASTSSKQEETSDTGAAGGVELFEESYPVTCFVNFPKGFAFACGPGYVHMFEKETPHHWRKRNLFRISKKSYKHTRDNPLWSPLDAIQHITIDPNQETLLITTLRKQLYYVKLFGVHMLQNPEISFTELGPAMHYGRINSLSMCAWKPIFMTSGEQDKSIRIWNYMTDDIELIRLYQEEIHCVSLHPTGLFAIVGFSDKLRFMVVLIDDFEVMREFPIRNCKQAKFSTNGHLFAAVNGQVIQVFSSVSFQNVYNLKGHNGRVTCLAWSTNDLTLVSCGTEGAVYEWSMSTGQRVGEVILKTNQFNACAVNSIGKTTYGIGSDGEIKEIGSNTIRRNLPLIGCALDTIVLSRSDMMLFITGGEGGVTTVQLPLLDKAVFNEFHMHNKKVTSIALSYDDQTLVSVAEDSSICLWRLTNADGRAIALDKDFAYSKEILISKKDLQEKINSINLLSTRMSELETEHTYQLRQAEATQAEKLKEVHEGYCAAIEELKEKNETMENEHTHEIGMIQQDIAKLRSGHERTLQALEADFNIRLISEYDRYQSLEDKTARMRKDYEQRLEDLAESKRQALREMNKMFEARLEEKDMLLLELQEQADMETKEHETIKASIEEDADREIIEIRTAYEVQLKEEKDANVRLKGETGLMKKKLISANKEIDEFKHQISQLKAEHKQFQKVISTLERDVADLKKEISERDGTIQDKEKRIYELKRKKQELEKYKFVLNFKITELKNQIEPKERTIRELKVQIDDMENEELKLLNVKHDLELKINQLNEKLASAKKDYLSEADRNMTLKNTLKKIKIDLHNMTANFQDPTKLKLNVKALFHKYVEDIDFVRSRIAEDEAIREFNRQRDHLEKQVAALKQQLAKSLGGSKSDIGKIMDENCTLLSEINNLRTELKSTRTRCFQMESILGLSARYIPPATARAKLKHVTEDREKLDERFKQRIEEREEIIVALKEENDRLLGKIRCVEEIPRFSDSEPAMPTE